The following are from one region of the Quercus robur chromosome 1, dhQueRobu3.1, whole genome shotgun sequence genome:
- the LOC126721535 gene encoding protein BIC1-like, with amino-acid sequence MEEQQSKSMAQRFSRKPSCRIPSFSSEPNKTTAMGPENSVKTIHYIALHGSSLAPVEHNLDSIAEPEAILQRESGRERLKRHREEVAGRVLIPDTWGQEGLLKDWIDYSSFDNLLAPSGLMSARESLISQGGRGSSQRMRIEGRC; translated from the coding sequence ATGGAAGAACAACAATCCAAGAGCATGGCTCAACGATTTTCTAGGAAACCCAGTTGCCGGATTCCATCATTTTCCTCTGAACCAAACAAGACCACTGCTATGGGGCCTGAAAATTCAGTCAAGACTATTCACTATATTGCTTTGCATGGTTCTTCTTTGGCTCCTGTGGAGCATAATCTAGATTCCATTGCTGAACCTGAGGCAATATTGCAAAGAGAATCAGGACGAGAGAGACTGAAGAGGCATCGAGAAGAGGTGGCTGGAAGGGTTTTGATACCCGATACATGGGGTCAAGAGGGTTTGCTCAAGGACTGGATCGATTATTCTTCTTTCGACAACTTGTTAGCCCCCAGTGGACTCATGTCAGCTCGTGAATCACTCATTTCACAAGGAGGTCGAGGAAGTTCTCAACGAATGAGGATCGAGGGTAGGTGTTGA
- the LOC126721542 gene encoding cell division protein FtsZ homolog 2-2, chloroplastic-like: protein MATCMSPCSMPSSTRVSVGILASPRGRILKESQMCMASTLKIVDRKSSLWGTSQKNAVEFSRFKCSVNSHNISPNHRRNTFLDLHPEVSVLRGDENVKESLRESFIPSNYNEANIKVVGVGGGGSNAVNRMLESSMKGVEFWIVNTDVQAIKMSPVSPENRLQIGQELTRGLGAGGNPDIGMSAANESKAAIEESLHGADMVFVTAGMGGGTGTGGAPVVAGIAKSMGILTVGIVTTPFSFEGRRRAVQAQEGIAALRNNVDTLIVIPNDKLLTAVSQSTPVTEAFNLADDILRQGVRGISDIITVPGLVNVDFADVRAIMKDAGSSLMGIGTATGKTRARDAALNAIQSPLLDIGIERATGIVWNITGGNDLTLFEVNAAAEVIYDLVDPSANLIFGAVIDQSLSGQVSITLIATGFKRQDESEGRKPQFARGDGSFGINRRPSSTEGSLVQIPEFLKKKGRSRYPQV, encoded by the exons ATGGCAACTTGCATGTCGCCCTGTTCTATGCCATCTAGCACGCGAGTTTCAGTTGGAATACTAGCCTCCCCAAGGGGGAGAATTCTAAAGGAATCTCAAATGTGTATGGCTAGTACCCTGAAGATTGTTGACAGGAAGAGTAGTTTGTGGGGAACTAGCCAAAAGAATGCGGTGGAATTCTCTCGGTTTAAGTGCTCCGTTAATTCTCACAACATTAGCCCAAACCACAGGAGAAACACTTTTTTGGATCTACATCCTGAGGTCTCAGTGCTCAGAGGCGATGAAAATGTCAAGGAGAGCTTAAGAGAATCTTTCATTCCAAGTAACTACAATGAAGCCAATATCAAAGTTGTTGGTGTTGGGGGTGGTGGTTCTAATGCTGTTAATCGAATGTTAGAGAGTTCAATGAAGGGTGTGGAGTTTTGGATTGTTAACACAGATGTTCAAGCGATTAAAATGTCCCCGGTTTCCCCAGAGAACCGCTTACAAATTGGTCAGGAACTTACTAGGGGTCTTGGCGCTGGTGGAAACCCAGATATAGGCATGAGTGCTGCAAATGAAAGCAAAGCAGCAATAGAGGAATCACTTCACGGTGCAGACATGGTCTTTGTAACG GCTGGAATGGGAGGAGGAACTGGAACTGGTGGGGCTCCAGTAGTTGCAGGAATTGCAAAGTCCATGGGTATCTTGACTGTTGGTATTGTCACGACTCCATTCTCTTTTGAGGGGCGAAGGCGGGCAGTTCAAGCTCAGGAAGGAATTGCAGCTTTAAGAAACAATGTTGACACATTGATTGTTATTCCTAATGACAAGTTGTTGACTGCAGTTTCACAGTCAACCCCAGTAACAGAGGCATTCAATTTGGCTGATGACATACTTCGGCAGGGTGTTCGTGGCATCTCTGATATCATAACG GTTCCAGGTCTGGTCAATGTTGATTTTGCCGATGTGCGGGCTATTATGAAAGATGCTGGTTCTTCTTTAATGGGGATAGGTACTGCAACTG GGAAGACCAGGGCAAGAGATGCTGCATTGAATGCCATCCAGTCACCTTTGTTAGATATCGGAATAGAAAGAGCTACTGGAATTGTTTGGAATATAACTGGTGGAAATGATTTAACTTTATTTGAG GTGAATGCTGCAGCAGAGGTTATATATGACCTAGTGGATCCCAGTGCAAACTTGATATTTGGAGCAGTGATAGATCAATCACTAAGCGGCCAG GTCAGCATAACTCTGATTGCCACTGGATTCAAACGCCAGGATGAAAGTGAAGGGAGG AAACCTCAGTTTGCACGTGGTGATGGTTCCTTTGGGATCAATAGACGACCCTCTTCCACAGAAGGCAGTTTAGTGCAGATCCCTGAGTTCTTAAAGAAGAAGGGGCGATCTCGCTACCCGCAAGTCtaa